A window of the Vibrio pomeroyi genome harbors these coding sequences:
- a CDS encoding dimethyl sulfoxide reductase anchor subunit family protein, with translation MIFHEWSLIFFTVLAQTAVGGYLLIGARALVLGHDEEKLNSYKVPMFILWALMGLGFMFSTTHLGSPLRAFNAFNQLGSAWLSNEVFFGAAFFAVGGLQWLLSVVKKGGVAIQKALMVGAMVLGVIFMYAMINVYMINTVPTWDNIYTPMSFIMTMVVGGLLLSQFVIVFANDSRFTVDRNITMLAVIAVAISLLVTVGKLNLIGDIQTSAAKASELVDGLGSYVILQVALLMASLLIWILPMLNKAKVNPVNLGLALVLFLASELIGRGLFYSLHMTSGL, from the coding sequence ATGATTTTTCATGAGTGGTCTTTGATCTTCTTTACGGTGCTGGCTCAAACAGCTGTGGGTGGTTACTTACTTATTGGCGCACGTGCACTGGTACTTGGTCATGACGAAGAGAAACTGAACAGCTACAAGGTTCCAATGTTCATTCTGTGGGCATTAATGGGTCTTGGTTTTATGTTCTCGACAACGCACCTGGGCTCTCCACTACGCGCATTTAATGCCTTTAACCAATTAGGTTCGGCTTGGTTGTCTAACGAAGTGTTCTTCGGCGCGGCATTCTTCGCAGTAGGCGGCCTGCAGTGGCTACTGTCTGTGGTTAAGAAAGGTGGTGTAGCTATCCAAAAAGCACTGATGGTTGGCGCTATGGTACTGGGTGTTATCTTCATGTACGCGATGATCAACGTATACATGATCAACACAGTACCTACATGGGACAACATCTACACACCGATGAGCTTCATCATGACGATGGTTGTGGGTGGCTTGCTGCTATCTCAGTTCGTAATTGTATTTGCTAACGACAGCCGCTTTACGGTTGACCGTAACATCACCATGCTGGCTGTGATTGCGGTTGCGATCAGCTTACTTGTAACAGTAGGCAAACTGAACCTAATCGGTGACATCCAAACTTCAGCAGCAAAAGCCTCTGAGTTGGTTGACGGTTTAGGCAGCTATGTGATTCTTCAAGTTGCATTACTGATGGCAAGCTTACTGATTTGGATTCTACCTATGCTGAACAAAGCAAAAGTGAACCCAGTAAACCTAGGCCTAGCATTGGTACTGTTCTTAGCTTCAGAGTTAATCGGCCGTGGTTTGTTCTACAGCTTACACATGACAAGCGGTTTGTAA
- a CDS encoding DmsA/YnfE/YnfF family dimethyl sulfoxide reductase, whose protein sequence is MTNKKESGVMNLTRRGFMKASSAVGSAAALAGGIALPFKSKPVAAAVAENVDEKIVWSACTVNCGSRCPLRMHVQNGEIKYVETDNTGTDEYGHHQVRACLRGRSMRRRVYNPDRLKYPMKRVGKRGEGKFKRISWEEAYDEVAGTMQRLIKDYGNDTIYLNYGTGTLGGTVTKSWPPAQTLIARLMNLSGGYLNHYGDYSTAQIAKGLSYTYGGWANNNSFSDLENTKLNIQFGNNPAETRMSGGGLIHHYVESKNKSNARTIIIDPRYTDTAGGREDQWIPIRPSTDAALVAGLAHVMITEDLVDQPFLDKYCVGYDEKTLPASAPKNSDYKSYILGLGEDGVEKTPEWASKITGIPVDTIVKLGREMGTAKPCAIHQGWGLQRTANGELACRAIAMLSLLTGSVGVSGGSTGARESDINIPFVRFPTVPNPVETSISMFMWTDAIHRHHEMTDITDGVRGAERLKNPIKMIWNYAGNCIINQHSDINKTHAILQDESACEMIVVVDNHMTSSAKYADIILPDLTTSEQDDWCMDGKASNMPYFIYAQKAIEPQFEAKSIYEMCTQLAKRMGVEKEFTEGRTQEQWIEHLYAETRKNDPTLPTFEEMKELGIYKRSYDHHYIAYEDFRKDPEANPLTTPSGKIEIYSEQLADIAKTWKLKEDEVIHPLPIYADSFEGHNDPLAEKYPLQLTGFHYKARTHSTYGNVAEIKAAAPQELWINPIDAKERGIESGDMVSIFNDRGEVHIPAKVTPRILPRVVALGEGAWYAPDGQKIDHAGSINVLTTQRPSPLAKGNPQHTNLVQIKALKKA, encoded by the coding sequence ATGACGAATAAGAAAGAATCTGGGGTAATGAATCTTACTCGAAGAGGCTTCATGAAAGCTTCTTCGGCGGTAGGTAGTGCAGCCGCACTCGCGGGCGGTATCGCTTTACCTTTCAAATCCAAACCAGTAGCGGCTGCGGTTGCTGAGAATGTGGATGAGAAAATCGTATGGAGTGCATGTACAGTAAACTGTGGCTCTCGCTGCCCACTGCGTATGCATGTGCAAAACGGTGAAATCAAATACGTAGAAACAGACAACACGGGTACTGACGAATACGGTCATCACCAAGTGCGTGCGTGTCTACGTGGTCGCTCTATGCGTCGCCGTGTTTACAACCCAGATCGCCTGAAATACCCAATGAAACGTGTGGGCAAACGTGGTGAAGGTAAGTTTAAGCGTATTAGCTGGGAAGAGGCTTATGATGAAGTCGCTGGCACTATGCAACGCCTTATCAAAGACTACGGTAACGACACTATCTACCTAAACTACGGTACAGGTACGCTTGGTGGTACGGTGACTAAGTCTTGGCCACCAGCACAAACGCTGATTGCGCGTCTAATGAACCTAAGTGGTGGTTACCTAAACCATTATGGTGACTACTCAACAGCGCAAATCGCGAAAGGCTTGAGCTACACCTACGGTGGTTGGGCAAACAACAACTCTTTCTCTGACTTAGAGAACACTAAGCTTAACATCCAATTTGGTAACAACCCTGCTGAGACTCGTATGTCTGGCGGCGGTCTGATCCACCACTACGTAGAAAGCAAAAACAAATCAAACGCAAGAACGATCATCATCGATCCACGTTACACCGATACTGCCGGTGGCCGTGAAGATCAGTGGATCCCAATTCGCCCTTCTACCGATGCTGCATTGGTAGCGGGTCTTGCACACGTGATGATCACTGAAGACCTAGTCGACCAACCGTTCCTAGACAAATACTGTGTCGGTTACGATGAGAAGACCCTTCCTGCATCAGCGCCTAAAAACAGTGACTACAAATCTTACATCCTAGGTTTAGGTGAAGATGGCGTAGAGAAGACACCTGAGTGGGCTTCTAAGATCACAGGCATTCCAGTTGATACTATCGTTAAACTGGGCCGCGAGATGGGCACAGCGAAACCGTGTGCTATCCACCAAGGTTGGGGTCTACAACGTACTGCGAACGGTGAGCTAGCTTGTCGTGCAATCGCAATGCTGTCGCTACTCACTGGTTCTGTGGGTGTATCTGGCGGTTCGACAGGTGCTCGTGAAAGTGACATCAACATTCCGTTTGTTCGATTCCCGACTGTGCCAAACCCTGTTGAAACATCAATTTCAATGTTCATGTGGACAGACGCAATTCACCGTCACCACGAAATGACAGACATCACTGATGGTGTTCGCGGTGCAGAGCGCCTTAAGAACCCAATCAAGATGATCTGGAACTACGCAGGTAACTGCATCATCAACCAACACTCAGACATCAACAAGACGCACGCGATTCTTCAAGATGAGAGTGCGTGTGAAATGATTGTTGTAGTTGATAACCACATGACCTCTTCAGCGAAATACGCCGACATCATCCTGCCTGACTTAACCACATCAGAGCAAGACGACTGGTGTATGGATGGTAAAGCATCGAACATGCCTTACTTCATCTACGCACAAAAAGCGATTGAGCCTCAGTTTGAAGCAAAATCTATCTACGAGATGTGTACGCAACTTGCTAAGCGCATGGGCGTAGAAAAAGAGTTCACAGAAGGTCGTACTCAAGAGCAATGGATTGAGCACCTTTACGCGGAAACTCGTAAGAACGATCCAACACTGCCAACCTTCGAAGAGATGAAAGAACTGGGTATCTACAAGCGTAGTTACGACCACCACTACATCGCTTACGAAGATTTCCGTAAAGACCCTGAAGCGAATCCACTTACCACACCAAGTGGCAAAATCGAGATTTACTCAGAGCAACTGGCTGATATCGCGAAAACGTGGAAGCTGAAAGAAGACGAAGTGATTCACCCACTTCCGATTTACGCGGATTCTTTTGAAGGTCATAACGATCCACTAGCAGAGAAGTACCCACTTCAGCTAACAGGCTTCCACTACAAGGCTCGTACGCACTCAACTTACGGCAACGTTGCAGAGATCAAAGCTGCGGCACCGCAAGAGTTGTGGATCAACCCAATCGATGCGAAAGAACGTGGTATTGAAAGCGGCGACATGGTGAGTATTTTCAACGACCGTGGCGAAGTACATATTCCAGCGAAAGTGACACCAAGGATTCTTCCTCGAGTTGTCGCACTAGGCGAAGGTGCATGGTACGCACCAGATGGTCAGAAGATTGACCATGCAGGCTCTATCAACGTGCTGACGACTCAGCGCCCGAGCCCACTTGCTAAGGGTAACCCTCAGCATACAAACCTAGTTCAAATCAAAGCGCTAAAGAAAGCATAA
- the yfaE gene encoding class I ribonucleotide reductase maintenance protein YfaE, translating into MPTIKINKLTSIESNPSNTLLETMEQAGLEPEYNCRDGHCGACRCTLDSGEVEYVGFAMAYTQGDEILPCICKAKTDLSLSNVIHRSKQKRA; encoded by the coding sequence ATGCCAACAATCAAAATCAACAAGCTGACTTCGATTGAATCTAACCCTTCAAACACTCTGTTGGAAACAATGGAACAAGCTGGGTTAGAACCAGAATACAACTGCCGAGATGGCCACTGTGGCGCATGCCGCTGTACGTTGGATTCTGGTGAGGTTGAGTACGTTGGTTTTGCTATGGCTTACACACAAGGCGATGAGATTTTGCCATGCATCTGCAAAGCAAAAACCGATTTATCGCTGAGTAACGTGATTCACAGAAGCAAACAGAAGCGCGCCTAA
- a CDS encoding DMSO/selenate family reductase complex B subunit yields MKQYGFYIDSSKCTGCKTCQLACKDYNDLDIKTNYRRVYEYAGGGFTQDGDTWVQKDVFSYYLSIACNHCTNPACVKVCPSGAMHKRDEDGLVVVDESVCIGCQHCSNACPYGAPQYNAKKGHMTKCDGCYQRVSEGKQPICVESCPLRALEFGEINTLREKYGSGADVAPLPSSTETLPNIVIKLNKNAKPTGDTSGHLANPKEV; encoded by the coding sequence ATGAAACAATACGGCTTTTACATTGATTCAAGTAAATGCACGGGTTGTAAAACCTGTCAGCTTGCTTGTAAAGATTATAACGATCTAGACATCAAAACGAACTACCGTCGTGTATACGAATACGCAGGTGGCGGCTTCACTCAAGATGGCGATACCTGGGTTCAGAAAGATGTTTTCTCTTACTACCTATCTATCGCTTGTAACCACTGTACTAACCCTGCATGTGTGAAAGTGTGTCCTTCGGGCGCAATGCACAAACGTGATGAAGACGGCTTGGTTGTGGTTGACGAGAGTGTGTGTATTGGTTGTCAGCACTGTAGCAATGCGTGTCCTTACGGCGCACCACAATACAATGCGAAGAAAGGTCATATGACCAAATGCGATGGTTGTTACCAACGTGTTTCAGAAGGCAAACAACCTATCTGTGTTGAGTCTTGCCCACTTCGTGCATTGGAGTTTGGTGAAATCAATACACTTCGCGAGAAGTACGGATCTGGTGCAGACGTGGCGCCACTGCCATCTTCAACCGAAACACTGCCAAACATCGTGATTAAGCTAAACAAAAACGCGAAGCCGACTGGCGATACCAGTGGTCACCTAGCAAACCCGAAGGAGGTGTAA
- a CDS encoding CinA family nicotinamide mononucleotide deamidase-related protein — protein sequence MTKIAMLSTGEEVLHGDIVDTNAAWMSGEFYQHGFALAKRSTVGDQMSALVEELLMLSFNYDVVIVNGGLGPTTDDMSAAAAAAASEQKLVMFPEWLARMEEMFSGRGMPMPDSNLKQALLPASSEIVDNPVGTACGFKLKINDATFYFTPGVPSEFKRMVTFEILPDLSRTYPQVVASECSRLFTFGLSESGISDVLDQLKLPEGYELGYRSYLPFIEVKLFGPKSGLETRVKLLQMVYKLLESNVVSVDEPMIDHIGHIMAERKKTLSVSEVSTKGALSAWLQSNEQVEDCFDHSWVMADPKESELEKSDPLAATFALAGATREKCGTELALVTGKLDGNTFSIALSSEAGEWGQVLEFYRQYNREDARTIIKTVAADMLRRHLDSKPMFGDYSSLKRVKDMFIPSAIIK from the coding sequence ATGACGAAAATCGCAATGTTAAGCACAGGTGAAGAAGTTCTTCATGGAGACATTGTAGACACAAACGCAGCTTGGATGTCTGGTGAGTTTTATCAGCATGGTTTTGCTCTCGCGAAACGTTCCACTGTGGGTGACCAAATGAGTGCTCTGGTTGAAGAACTGCTGATGCTGAGCTTTAACTATGATGTGGTTATCGTCAATGGTGGTTTAGGGCCGACAACCGATGACATGAGTGCAGCCGCTGCTGCCGCTGCTTCCGAGCAAAAGTTAGTCATGTTCCCTGAATGGCTCGCTCGTATGGAAGAGATGTTCTCAGGACGTGGTATGCCGATGCCTGACAGCAACCTTAAGCAAGCCTTGCTGCCAGCAAGTTCTGAGATTGTCGATAACCCTGTCGGCACTGCATGTGGCTTCAAGCTGAAAATCAATGATGCGACTTTCTATTTCACGCCGGGTGTACCGAGTGAATTCAAACGCATGGTGACCTTTGAAATCCTACCCGATTTGTCTCGCACGTATCCTCAAGTCGTTGCTTCAGAATGCAGTCGCTTGTTTACGTTTGGCTTATCTGAGTCGGGTATCTCGGATGTGTTAGACCAATTAAAGCTGCCTGAAGGTTATGAGTTGGGCTATCGCTCTTATCTGCCCTTCATTGAGGTGAAACTGTTTGGGCCTAAGTCTGGCTTAGAAACGCGCGTTAAACTGCTACAAATGGTGTACAAGCTGTTAGAGAGCAACGTAGTCAGTGTTGATGAACCGATGATTGATCATATTGGCCACATCATGGCAGAGAGAAAGAAAACCTTATCTGTATCTGAAGTGTCGACCAAAGGTGCGCTTTCGGCTTGGCTACAATCGAATGAGCAAGTTGAAGATTGCTTCGATCACTCATGGGTGATGGCTGATCCAAAAGAGAGTGAGCTCGAAAAGAGCGACCCATTGGCGGCGACTTTTGCCTTGGCGGGCGCAACCAGAGAAAAGTGCGGCACGGAATTGGCCTTGGTGACGGGCAAGTTAGACGGCAATACATTCAGTATCGCGTTATCGAGCGAAGCGGGTGAGTGGGGACAAGTGCTAGAGTTCTATCGCCAATACAATCGTGAAGATGCGCGTACCATTATCAAAACCGTAGCGGCTGACATGTTGAGAAGACACCTAGATAGCAAACCTATGTTTGGTGACTATTCATCACTAAAACGCGTGAAGGATATGTTTATCCCTTCAGCTATCATCAAGTAA
- the napF gene encoding ferredoxin-type protein NapF, whose product MSEQINSNRRGFLTRLSKPVKAAASYEEKSQRLHARPPRAVDEVLFERLCDGCGLCEQACPNSVIEMLEGSALLNLDYNSCSMCNKCSDVCPTGALHQTVTPYVDLKPSFADSCNNYMQMDCNACQTACSAGAIHIEVGELPTVVQDKCNGCGECRSACYIGSVTLNLTQQ is encoded by the coding sequence ATGTCTGAGCAAATAAATTCAAATAGGCGTGGTTTCTTAACTCGACTCTCTAAGCCGGTTAAAGCTGCGGCAAGTTATGAAGAGAAATCACAGCGCTTACATGCTAGGCCACCTAGAGCTGTCGATGAGGTGCTGTTTGAGCGTCTTTGCGACGGTTGTGGGTTGTGTGAGCAAGCGTGTCCGAATAGCGTTATTGAGATGCTAGAGGGCAGTGCGTTGCTGAATTTGGATTACAACAGTTGTTCGATGTGTAATAAGTGCAGTGACGTGTGTCCGACTGGCGCGCTTCATCAAACCGTGACGCCTTATGTCGACCTGAAGCCCAGCTTTGCTGATAGCTGCAATAACTACATGCAAATGGACTGTAATGCGTGCCAAACCGCTTGTTCTGCCGGTGCGATACACATTGAAGTAGGAGAGTTGCCTACGGTCGTTCAAGATAAGTGCAATGGCTGTGGAGAGTGCCGAAGCGCTTGTTACATTGGCTCTGTGACTCTGAACCTGACTCAACAGTAG
- the nrdB gene encoding class Ia ribonucleoside-diphosphate reductase subunit beta, translated as MAYSTFSQQKNDQLKEPMFLGQSVNVARYDQQKFEIFEKLIEKQLSFFWRPEEVDVSSDRIDYNKLPEHEKHIFISNLKYQTLLDSIQGRSPNVALLPLVSLPEVETWIETWSFSETIHSRSYTHIIRNIVNDPGVVFDDIVENEEILKRAKDIAFYYDDLIKLTADYHRYGEGNHSINGEDVKISLHDLKKKLYLCLMSVNALEAIRFYVSFACSFAFAERELMEGNAKIIKLIARDEALHLTGTQHMINLLRNGQDDFAFMQIAEECKQECFDLFKEAAEQEKEWAEYLFKDGSMIGLNKDILCQYVEYITNIRMQAVGLGAAYPAATSNPIPWINAWLSSDNVQVAPQEAEISSYLVGQIDNEVKADDFEGFEL; from the coding sequence ATGGCTTACAGTACTTTTTCTCAGCAAAAAAATGACCAACTAAAAGAACCAATGTTCTTGGGTCAGTCGGTAAACGTTGCACGTTACGACCAACAAAAATTCGAAATCTTCGAAAAGCTTATCGAGAAGCAGCTTTCTTTCTTCTGGCGTCCAGAAGAAGTAGACGTGTCTAGCGACCGTATCGACTACAACAAGCTTCCTGAGCATGAAAAGCACATCTTCATCTCTAACTTGAAGTACCAAACACTTCTAGATTCTATCCAAGGCCGCAGCCCGAACGTTGCCCTACTTCCATTGGTATCACTACCAGAAGTAGAAACTTGGATTGAGACTTGGTCTTTCTCTGAAACGATTCACTCTCGTTCTTACACGCACATCATCCGTAACATCGTGAATGACCCAGGCGTAGTATTTGACGACATCGTTGAAAACGAAGAGATCCTTAAGCGTGCTAAAGACATCGCTTTCTACTACGACGACCTAATCAAGCTAACGGCTGACTACCACCGCTACGGTGAAGGCAACCACAGCATCAACGGCGAAGACGTTAAGATTTCACTTCACGACCTGAAGAAGAAGCTTTACCTATGTCTAATGTCGGTAAACGCACTAGAAGCAATCCGTTTCTACGTAAGTTTCGCATGTTCATTTGCATTCGCTGAGCGTGAGCTAATGGAAGGTAACGCTAAAATCATCAAGCTAATCGCTCGTGATGAAGCGCTTCACCTGACTGGTACTCAGCACATGATCAACTTGCTACGTAACGGTCAAGACGACTTCGCATTCATGCAAATCGCTGAAGAGTGCAAGCAAGAGTGTTTCGACCTATTTAAAGAAGCAGCAGAGCAAGAGAAAGAATGGGCAGAATACCTATTCAAAGACGGCTCTATGATTGGTCTCAACAAAGACATTCTTTGCCAATACGTTGAGTACATTACCAACATCCGTATGCAAGCGGTTGGTCTAGGTGCGGCTTACCCAGCAGCAACATCAAACCCAATCCCATGGATCAACGCTTGGTTATCTTCAGATAACGTACAAGTTGCTCCACAAGAAGCTGAAATCAGTTCTTACCTAGTTGGCCAAATCGACAACGAAGTAAAAGCTGACGACTTTGAAGGATTTGAGCTGTAA
- the nrdA gene encoding class 1a ribonucleoside-diphosphate reductase subunit alpha has protein sequence MNQQLTVTKRNGRKETIDLEKIHRVITWAAEGLHNVSVSQVELKAHIQFYDGITTTDIHETIIKSAADLISEETPDYQYLAARLSVFHLRKKAYGEYEPPALYDHVAKLVDMGKYDSHLMEDYTKAEFDELDEYIDHKRDLDFSYAAVKQLEGKYFVQNRVTKEIYESAQFLYILVAACLFAKYPKSTRLDYIKRFYDASSTFKISLPTPIMSGVRTPTRQFSSCVLIECGDSLDSINATASSIVRYVSQRAGIGINAGRIRALGSEIRNGEAFHTGCIPFYKYFQTAVKCCSQGGVRGGAATVFYPLWHGEVQSLLVLKNNRGVEENRVRHMDYGVQLNKLMYSRLVQGGNISLFSPSDVPGLYDAFFENQDRFEELYVKYENDPSVKRETVKAVELFSLLMQERASTGRIYIQNVDHCNTHSPFDSEVAPVRQSNLCLEIALPTKPLSNVEDDEGEIALCTLSAFNLGAINELDDLAELSELVVRALDALLDYQDYPLPAAYKSTMNRRTLGVGVINYAYYLAKNGVKYSDGSANGLTHRTFEAIQYHLLKASVELAKEQGRCPSFHETNYAKGLLPIDTYKKDIDLVCEEPLHYDWDSLREEIMEHGLRNSTLTALMPSETSSQISNATNGIEPPRGYVSVKASKDGILKQVVPDFLNLKENYELLWNIGSNDGYLHLVGIMQKFVDQAISANTNYDPSVYDSGKVPMKKLLQDLLTAYKYGVKTLYYHNTRDGAKDDQGDAVQVPEEDCEGGGCKI, from the coding sequence ATGAACCAACAACTTACTGTTACCAAGCGTAACGGGCGCAAAGAAACGATCGATCTAGAGAAGATCCATCGCGTGATTACATGGGCAGCTGAAGGCTTGCACAATGTTTCTGTATCACAAGTAGAATTGAAAGCTCACATTCAGTTTTACGATGGCATCACCACTACTGACATTCATGAGACTATCATCAAGTCAGCAGCGGATTTAATCTCTGAAGAGACTCCTGATTACCAATATCTAGCAGCACGTCTGTCTGTATTCCACCTACGTAAAAAAGCGTACGGCGAATACGAGCCGCCTGCATTATACGACCACGTTGCAAAACTGGTTGATATGGGTAAATACGATAGCCACCTAATGGAAGACTACACGAAAGCTGAGTTTGACGAGCTTGACGAGTACATCGACCACAAACGTGACTTAGACTTCTCTTATGCAGCGGTTAAGCAGCTTGAAGGTAAATACTTCGTGCAAAACCGTGTAACGAAAGAAATCTACGAGAGTGCTCAGTTCCTTTACATTTTAGTTGCTGCGTGTCTATTCGCTAAGTACCCGAAATCGACTCGTCTTGACTACATCAAACGTTTTTACGACGCATCGTCTACGTTTAAGATTTCTCTACCTACACCGATCATGTCTGGTGTACGTACACCTACTCGTCAATTTAGTTCTTGTGTACTGATCGAGTGTGGTGACAGCCTTGATTCTATCAACGCAACAGCAAGCTCAATTGTTCGTTACGTATCTCAACGTGCCGGTATTGGTATCAACGCAGGTCGTATCCGTGCGCTTGGTTCTGAAATCCGTAATGGTGAAGCGTTCCACACTGGCTGTATTCCTTTCTACAAATACTTCCAAACAGCAGTAAAATGTTGTTCTCAAGGTGGTGTTCGTGGTGGCGCAGCAACAGTGTTCTACCCACTATGGCACGGTGAAGTTCAGTCTCTATTAGTACTGAAAAACAACCGCGGCGTTGAAGAGAACCGTGTTCGTCACATGGACTATGGCGTACAGCTGAACAAGCTTATGTACTCTCGTCTTGTTCAAGGTGGCAACATCAGCCTGTTCTCACCTTCTGACGTACCTGGCCTTTACGATGCGTTCTTCGAAAACCAAGACCGTTTTGAAGAGCTATACGTTAAGTACGAAAACGATCCATCAGTGAAGCGTGAAACAGTAAAAGCTGTTGAGCTATTCTCTCTGCTAATGCAAGAGCGTGCTTCTACTGGTCGTATCTACATTCAGAACGTTGACCACTGTAATACACACAGCCCGTTTGACTCTGAAGTTGCCCCTGTTCGTCAATCGAACCTATGTCTAGAAATCGCGCTTCCAACTAAGCCGCTTTCTAACGTAGAAGATGACGAAGGCGAAATTGCACTATGTACGCTTTCAGCGTTCAACCTTGGCGCAATCAATGAACTTGACGACCTAGCAGAGCTTTCTGAGCTGGTTGTTCGTGCTCTAGATGCACTTCTTGATTACCAAGACTACCCGCTTCCAGCAGCATACAAATCGACAATGAACCGTCGTACTCTAGGTGTGGGTGTTATCAACTACGCATACTACCTAGCGAAGAATGGTGTTAAGTACTCTGATGGCAGCGCAAATGGCCTGACTCACCGTACTTTTGAAGCGATTCAGTACCACTTGCTAAAAGCATCTGTTGAACTAGCGAAAGAGCAAGGTCGTTGCCCATCTTTCCACGAGACCAACTACGCGAAAGGCCTACTGCCAATCGATACTTACAAGAAAGATATCGACTTAGTATGTGAAGAGCCACTGCACTACGATTGGGATTCTCTACGTGAAGAGATCATGGAGCACGGTCTGCGTAACTCTACGCTAACAGCGCTTATGCCTTCAGAGACATCGTCTCAAATCTCGAACGCGACTAACGGTATCGAGCCACCACGTGGTTACGTATCTGTGAAAGCATCGAAAGACGGCATCCTGAAGCAAGTTGTTCCAGATTTCCTAAATCTAAAAGAGAACTACGAGCTGCTTTGGAACATTGGTTCTAACGACGGTTACCTACACCTAGTGGGTATCATGCAAAAATTCGTTGACCAAGCTATCTCTGCAAACACTAACTATGATCCAAGTGTTTACGACAGCGGTAAAGTACCAATGAAGAAGCTGCTTCAAGACCTACTAACAGCGTACAAGTACGGTGTTAAGACGCTTTACTACCATAACACTCGTGATGGTGCTAAAGACGACCAAGGCGATGCAGTTCAAGTGCCGGAAGAAGATTGTGAAGGCGGCGGTTGTAAGATCTAA
- a CDS encoding TorD/DmsD family molecular chaperone, translating to MIIDTHKLLGSLFYQATNKEQLLDIVQALVESQVLSEDCLLALQNEQEDALAAEFSRLFEGVGDMPAPPWGSVYLDKDRVVFGASTVEYRQFLELNQIELDTGLREPEDQFGLMLFAHAYLLENNNINSARELLECHLLPWSSSYLDKLNTASGLSFYKKLSSDVINWLNKLTSEYNLNVANKKLYID from the coding sequence ATGATTATTGATACGCATAAATTGCTCGGTTCATTATTTTATCAAGCAACAAATAAAGAACAGTTATTAGATATTGTTCAGGCACTAGTAGAGAGCCAAGTCTTATCAGAAGATTGTTTACTGGCACTTCAAAACGAACAGGAAGACGCTCTAGCTGCAGAGTTTAGCCGCTTGTTTGAAGGCGTTGGAGACATGCCAGCTCCGCCTTGGGGCTCTGTGTACCTAGATAAGGACCGTGTGGTGTTTGGTGCATCGACTGTGGAATATCGACAGTTTCTAGAATTAAACCAAATTGAATTGGATACAGGTTTAAGAGAGCCAGAAGATCAATTTGGTTTAATGTTATTCGCCCATGCGTATTTGTTAGAAAATAATAATATTAATTCAGCTCGTGAATTACTCGAGTGTCACTTATTGCCTTGGTCTTCTTCTTATTTAGATAAATTAAATACAGCATCAGGTTTATCATTTTATAAGAAGCTATCAAGCGATGTAATTAATTGGCTTAATAAATTAACATCTGAATATAATTTAAACGTTGCTAATAAAAAGTTATATATCGATTAA